CGATGCCTGCCGTTGTAGAGATTCCAGAGTTCGGGGCGCTGCCTGCGCGGATCCCACTGGCCGAAGGAGTTGCGCAGACTGAAGATGCGTTCCTTGGCGCGGGCCCGCTCCTCGTCGCGCCTGCCACCGCCGAACACGGCGTCGAAACGGTGTTCGACGATGCTGTCCAACAGCGGCACCGTCTGCAGTGGATTGCGGGTGCCGTCGGCGCGTTCGGTCAACCGGCCGTCGTCGATCCAGCGCTGGACCTCGGCCACCTCCAACCGCAGGCCGTACCGGGCGACCAGCCGATCCCGGAACTCGATGACCTCCGGGAAATTGTGGCCGGTGTCGACGTGCAGCAGCGCGAAGGGGATCGGCGCAGGCCAGAACGCCTTCCTGGCCAGATGCACCAACAGCGTGGAGTCCTTGCCGCCGGAGAACAGCACCACCGGCCGGTCGAACTCACCGGCCACCTCGCGGAACACGTGCACCGCTTCTGATTCCAGGGTGTCCAGGCCGGTGGGCGTCCGCCGCCTCGGCGCGGGCTGCTGGACGACCGCGCCTGCCGATCGGATCGTGGCCTCGGCCGGCTTCGGCCCGACGCTCGTCTTCGTCATCGAAAGGCCCCCGCTATCCATGTAATCCGCATTCGGTCTTGCTGCTGCCCGCCCAACGCCCGCTGCGCGGATCGGCCCCCGGCGCGGGTTTGCTGGTGCAGGGCTGACAACCGATCGAGGGGTAGCCCGCCGAGACCAGCGGGTTCACCAGGACGCCGTGCTGCTCGATGTAGTCGGTCATGTCCTCGTCCGACCACGCGGCCAGCGGATTGACCTTCACCAGCCCATGGCGTTCGTCGAAGGTGACGACAGGGGTGTTCGCCCTGGTCGGAGCCTCGACGCGCCGTACCCCGGTGACCCAGGCGCGATAACCGGCCAGGGTGCGGCGCAGCGGCTCGACCTTGCGCAGGGCACAGCATCGGTCCGGATCAGACGAATACAGCCGGCGTCCCTCGCTCGCGTCCTGCTCGGCGACGGTCTGGCGGGCCTGCGCCTGCACGATCCGCACCGGATAGGTCCCGGCCACCGCATCGCGGGTGCCCAGGGTCTCGGCGAAGTGATAACCGGTCTCCAGGAACAACACGTCCACGCCGGGCTTGGCCTTGGCGGCCAGGTCGACCAACACGGCGTCCTGCATGTTCGAGGCGACGATCCACTCGTCGCCGAAGGTCCGCGCGGTCCAGTCCAGGATCTGCCGCGCATCGGCCGACGCCAGTAGCTCGGCGCCCTCGCGGGCCAGCCGCCTGCCCTGCTCGATTCGTTCCTCGGTCTCGGTATTCATCTAGGACGACCTCGTCTCCCTCAGTCGCAGACCCACCATCCGCACGACGAACACCCGCCGACACCCGGCACACAGCCAGGCGCCCTCGGGTTCCTCCTCTGGCCGCAGGTCCTCCTCAGCGCAGTAGGGACAGTGCAGGGGAACCGCGCGGCCCTGACCGCCTGCGGCCTCGAACGCCGCGCTCACCGGAGTTCGGCCTCCTCGGCGCGCACGACCCACTGGGCGAACCGCTCGCCGTCGGTCCGGCCTGCCAGGTAGCGGCGCACCAGCCGTTCCACATAGTCGGGTAGCTCGGCGGAGGTGACCTTGTGCCCGCGCAGCTTGCGGCCGAAACCGGAATCCAGCCCCAGCCCGCCGCCCAGGTGCACCTGGAAGCCCTCGACCTGCGCCCCGTCGGCGTCGACGACGATCTGTCCCTTGAGGCCGATGTCGGCGACCTGGGTTCGCGCGCAGGCGTTCGGGCAGCCGTTCAGATTCACCGTGACCGGGTCGACGACGCCCTCCTGGACGTCGGCCAGCCGCCGATCCAGCTCCTCGACCAACGCGATCGCCCTGGCCTTGGTCTCGACGATCGCCAACTTGCAGAACTCCAGGCCGGTGCACGCCATCACGCCCTGCCGCCACGGCGACGGGTTGCTGTAAAGACCGAGCCCGGCCAACTCCGATTGCAGCGAGTCCAACTCGGCATCGGGCACATCCAGCACCAACAGGTTCTGCTGCACCGTGGTGCGGACCCGCCCCGAACCGACCCGCTCCGCCGCCTTGGCCACCGCGACCAGCGTCGAACCCGAGACCCGGCCCGCCGTCGCCGCGAAACCGACGTAGTGCGCGCCGTCCCGCTGCCGGTGGACGCCGATGTGATCGCGGGTCGTCGTGGGCGGCTGCGGCGCGGGCCCGTCCAGCAGCCGACGTCCGAGGTACTCCTGTTCCAGCACCTCGCGGAACCGCTCGGCACCCCAATCGGCGACGAGGAACTTCAACCGCGCCCGGTGCCGCAGCCTGCGGTAGCCGTAGTCGCGGAAGATCTGGGCCACGCCGTGCCAGACCTCGGGCACCTCCGCCAGCGGCACCCAGGTGCCCAACCGCACGGCGAGCTTCGGATTGGTCGACAGACCACCGCCCACCCACAGGTCGAAACCGGGCCCGTGCTCGGGATGCTCGACACCGACGAAGGAGACGCAGTTCGTCTCGTGCACGACGTCCTGTCGGGGTGAGCCGGAGATCGCCGTCTTGAACTTGCGCGGCAGGTTCGACAGCGTCGGATCTCCGATGAACCGCCGGGTGATCTCCTCGATCGCGGGCGTGGCATCGATGATCTCGTCCTCGGCGATGCCCGCCACCGGGGAGCCGAGGACCACCCGAGGGCAGTCGCCGCAGGCCTCGGTGGTCGACAGGCCGACCGCCTCCAGCTTCGCCCAGATCGCCGGGACGTCCTCGATCCGCACCCAGTGCAGCTGGATGTTCTGTCGGTCGGTCAGATCGGCGGTGTCGCGCGCGTACATCTGGGAGATCTCGCCGATGGCGCGCAGCTGGGCGGTGGTCAGCAGCCCGCCGTCGACCCGCACCCGAAGCATGAAGTACTCGTCGTCCAGCTCCTCCGGCTTCAGGACCGCCGTCCGGCCGCCGTCGATACCGGGCTTGCGCTGGGTGTACAGCCCCCACCAACGGAACCGGCCGCGCAGATCACCGGGATCGATGGAGTCGAAACCGCCCTGGGCGTAGATCGACTCGATGCGAGCCCGGACGTTGAGCGGATTGTCGTCCTTCTTGGACCGTTCGTTGGGATTGAGCGGCTCGCGGTAGCCCAGCGCCCACTGGCCCTCGCCGCGTTTCCGCTGCACCCCACGCGCCGATCGCGCTGCGCGACCGGGCGGCGTGGAGGTGGTCTGCTGCGGTGGAGTCATCGGCTGCGACCTCCGAGAGGCGGGGCGCTGCGGCGAGTCCGAGGTGACCCGAGATACTTCCCCTGGGTGACCCGACGGCACGCCCGGCGCCGGCGAGTGGTGGGAACGCTGACGGCGGAGCTAGCGGCCCCGTCGGCACAGAGCGCTGGCGACGCGCTTGAGGTCGACGTGGCGCCGGGTGACGAGTCGAGTGCGCCGCGCTGTCATGTTTTCGAGCCTGCCACGCACCGCGATGATCGGTCCAGATCCGACCGGATGCTGAGACTGGCATTGGATGATCATCACAGTTCAGGAGAACGGGCGTCCGCGATCTGGTATGT
This Actinoalloteichus hymeniacidonis DNA region includes the following protein-coding sequences:
- a CDS encoding Insertion element protein, whose product is MSAAFEAAGGQGRAVPLHCPYCAEEDLRPEEEPEGAWLCAGCRRVFVVRMVGLRLRETRSS
- the cysD gene encoding sulfate adenylyltransferase subunit CysD — protein: MTKTSVGPKPAEATIRSAGAVVQQPAPRRRTPTGLDTLESEAVHVFREVAGEFDRPVVLFSGGKDSTLLVHLARKAFWPAPIPFALLHVDTGHNFPEVIEFRDRLVARYGLRLEVAEVQRWIDDGRLTERADGTRNPLQTVPLLDSIVEHRFDAVFGGGRRDEERARAKERIFSLRNSFGQWDPRRQRPELWNLYNGRHRPGEHVRVFPLSNWTELDVWNYIERENIELPSIYYAHRREVYLRDGMLLSSGPWGGPRETEQVQERLVRYRTVGDGSCTGAVESDATTVAEVIAEVAASRLTERGATRADDRMSEAAMEDRKREGYF
- a CDS encoding putative leader peptide, which encodes MIIQCQSQHPVGSGPIIAVRGRLENMTARRTRLVTRRHVDLKRVASALCRRGR
- a CDS encoding phosphoadenylyl-sulfate reductase, which encodes MNTETEERIEQGRRLAREGAELLASADARQILDWTARTFGDEWIVASNMQDAVLVDLAAKAKPGVDVLFLETGYHFAETLGTRDAVAGTYPVRIVQAQARQTVAEQDASEGRRLYSSDPDRCCALRKVEPLRRTLAGYRAWVTGVRRVEAPTRANTPVVTFDERHGLVKVNPLAAWSDEDMTDYIEQHGVLVNPLVSAGYPSIGCQPCTSKPAPGADPRSGRWAGSSKTECGLHG
- a CDS encoding nitrite/sulfite reductase, which encodes MTPPQQTTSTPPGRAARSARGVQRKRGEGQWALGYREPLNPNERSKKDDNPLNVRARIESIYAQGGFDSIDPGDLRGRFRWWGLYTQRKPGIDGGRTAVLKPEELDDEYFMLRVRVDGGLLTTAQLRAIGEISQMYARDTADLTDRQNIQLHWVRIEDVPAIWAKLEAVGLSTTEACGDCPRVVLGSPVAGIAEDEIIDATPAIEEITRRFIGDPTLSNLPRKFKTAISGSPRQDVVHETNCVSFVGVEHPEHGPGFDLWVGGGLSTNPKLAVRLGTWVPLAEVPEVWHGVAQIFRDYGYRRLRHRARLKFLVADWGAERFREVLEQEYLGRRLLDGPAPQPPTTTRDHIGVHRQRDGAHYVGFAATAGRVSGSTLVAVAKAAERVGSGRVRTTVQQNLLVLDVPDAELDSLQSELAGLGLYSNPSPWRQGVMACTGLEFCKLAIVETKARAIALVEELDRRLADVQEGVVDPVTVNLNGCPNACARTQVADIGLKGQIVVDADGAQVEGFQVHLGGGLGLDSGFGRKLRGHKVTSAELPDYVERLVRRYLAGRTDGERFAQWVVRAEEAELR